The following coding sequences lie in one Metallumcola ferriviriculae genomic window:
- a CDS encoding flagellar brake protein, with product MSLIIKVNQQIEISIYNEEGNIYKSLVQGVGDRTFSIQTPTKMGRTLFLRRGDNVKVSYFDQEGRYFFDSVIVGRSREDNVPLYRLQIPDQMQRVQKRNFVRVDIITEIKYQKLVAEKNGGDIIEDGPVRRASTLDLSGGGIKFISKEKLQKHSLVSIEIKVSDWSKKEKCIKALAKVLRVAQSEIQRGEWIVGASFEQINERDRDMLISYIFRKDLKRRQLVPDRRK from the coding sequence GTGAGCCTCATTATTAAAGTAAACCAGCAGATTGAGATAAGTATATATAATGAAGAAGGTAATATATATAAAAGCCTTGTTCAGGGGGTAGGGGATAGAACTTTTAGTATCCAAACTCCTACTAAGATGGGTAGAACTTTGTTTCTTCGCCGGGGCGATAATGTCAAAGTATCTTACTTTGACCAAGAAGGCCGTTACTTTTTCGACAGTGTAATTGTTGGCCGATCCCGTGAAGATAACGTTCCCTTATACCGCCTGCAAATACCCGATCAAATGCAGCGGGTGCAAAAAAGAAATTTCGTGCGGGTGGACATAATCACGGAAATAAAATACCAAAAGCTGGTGGCTGAAAAAAATGGCGGTGATATTATAGAGGATGGCCCTGTACGACGGGCTTCTACCCTTGACTTGAGTGGTGGTGGAATTAAGTTTATTAGCAAGGAAAAATTGCAGAAACATAGCTTAGTGTCAATAGAGATAAAGGTATCTGATTGGAGTAAAAAAGAGAAATGCATCAAGGCGCTGGCCAAAGTTTTACGAGTGGCGCAATCCGAAATTCAACGCGGGGAATGGATAGTGGGTGCTTCTTTTGAACAAATAAACGAGCGGGACAGGGATATGCTTATCAGCTATATTTTTAGGAAGGATTTAAAAAGGCGCCAACTCGTACCTGATCGGAGGAAATAG
- a CDS encoding MinD/ParA family protein, with protein sequence MRDQAYNLRKLASSKIIKKRAEKTNVTNSGFRVIAVTSGKGGVGKTNVVVNTAISLAKTGKKVVIFDADLGLANIDVLMGLIPKHTLYEVVRGEKELEEVVLTGPHDIRIIPGGSGIQELADLDYYQRERLITGLRSFAVDTDYLIIDTGAGISRNVLSFVSAADKVLVVLNPEPTAITDAYGVIKILSKYGLHQEVELIINRASGASEADFTTERIKKVASEFLKIKVKQLGYIAEDPAVGKAVRKQQPFITLYPHAKASINIEAISQRLLGRNYVQAKGVDGFINKLRRLFG encoded by the coding sequence ATGCGTGACCAAGCATATAATCTCAGGAAATTAGCCAGCAGCAAGATCATCAAGAAACGGGCAGAAAAAACAAATGTAACCAACAGTGGTTTTCGGGTTATCGCTGTTACCAGCGGCAAAGGCGGAGTGGGTAAAACCAATGTTGTAGTAAATACGGCCATTAGCCTAGCTAAAACTGGTAAGAAAGTAGTTATTTTCGATGCTGATTTAGGACTGGCTAATATAGATGTCCTTATGGGGTTAATTCCGAAACATACTTTATATGAAGTTGTCCGGGGTGAGAAAGAATTGGAAGAGGTCGTTTTGACGGGACCTCATGATATCAGGATAATTCCGGGTGGCTCGGGTATCCAGGAACTGGCTGATCTGGATTACTATCAACGCGAAAGGCTTATAACCGGCCTGCGTTCATTTGCGGTTGATACAGATTACTTAATTATTGATACGGGAGCAGGCATCTCCCGGAATGTACTAAGTTTCGTTAGTGCCGCGGATAAAGTGCTTGTTGTTCTGAATCCGGAACCGACGGCTATCACTGATGCGTATGGTGTAATCAAGATCCTTTCCAAATACGGTCTGCACCAGGAAGTCGAGCTGATTATCAATCGTGCATCTGGAGCAAGTGAAGCTGACTTCACAACAGAAAGAATTAAAAAAGTTGCATCAGAATTCTTAAAAATCAAAGTAAAACAACTGGGCTACATAGCAGAAGACCCGGCTGTGGGAAAAGCAGTAAGAAAACAACAACCGTTTATTACACTGTACCCTCATGCTAAGGCTTCGATTAATATCGAAGCAATCAGTCAAAGGCTGCTTGGGAGAAACTATGTTCAAGCTAAGGGTGTAGATGGGTTTATTAATAAGTTAAGGCGTTTATTTGGTTAG
- the flgF gene encoding flagellar basal-body rod protein FlgF: MFRGLYAATTGMVTQQIKQEGISNNLVNANTPGYKRDDTVLKAFPEVMLAEVGKGHADKIGTITQGALVDERVTIQQPGALEETGRNLDLAIVGNGYFTVDTPSGLRYTKNGHFQLNNDGYLVTEEGYDVLGEDGRIKLDSKEFAVDDQGNLMIDGNQEARLRVTTFHNPNSLLKEKDVLFRPTEATIIDDDVRYLVRQKMLEKSNVNLVKEMVNLMSGIRAFESNQRIIQAYDQMLGKSASEIGRID, encoded by the coding sequence TTGTTCAGAGGACTTTATGCCGCCACTACCGGGATGGTTACTCAGCAAATTAAGCAGGAAGGCATCTCAAATAATTTGGTTAATGCCAATACCCCCGGATACAAACGGGATGATACGGTCTTAAAAGCCTTTCCTGAGGTAATGTTGGCCGAGGTTGGCAAAGGGCATGCAGACAAAATTGGTACCATTACCCAGGGTGCTTTAGTTGACGAAAGGGTTACCATTCAGCAACCGGGTGCGTTGGAGGAGACCGGCCGTAATTTGGATTTGGCCATAGTGGGGAACGGGTATTTTACAGTTGACACTCCGTCCGGTTTAAGATACACCAAGAACGGGCATTTCCAGCTGAATAATGACGGATACTTGGTAACGGAAGAAGGCTATGATGTGTTGGGGGAAGACGGCAGAATTAAGTTGGATTCTAAAGAGTTCGCTGTAGACGATCAAGGTAATTTGATGATTGACGGCAATCAGGAGGCACGCTTAAGGGTAACAACATTTCACAACCCCAACAGCCTTCTAAAAGAGAAGGATGTCTTGTTTAGACCCACTGAGGCTACCATTATTGATGATGATGTGCGTTATTTGGTTAGGCAAAAGATGTTGGAAAAATCAAATGTTAATTTGGTCAAAGAAATGGTAAACCTGATGTCAGGGATCCGTGCTTTCGAATCAAACCAGCGAATAATTCAGGCGTATGACCAGATGCTGGGTAAAAGTGCTTCTGAAATTGGTAGGATTGATTAA
- a CDS encoding sigma-70 family RNA polymerase sigma factor yields the protein MGYPHAKLWDAYFQGEKDLRGKLIETYLPLVKKVVGRLQVAIPKIMDEQDLTGFGVLGLMDAMDKFDPSRGINFEAYAAHRIRGSIIDEIRKNYWVPRSVMEKIDKIQKTAAVLEQKLKREVSEEEVALELGMSAGEIYRITAQINYLSLTHLEEMLFDEGNQELKDIIPDPASAPEQLIENKIQLEMLSEALRKLPEREKLVLSLYYYEELTLKEIGLVLEVSESRISQLHSRAISKLRSVIVEDGL from the coding sequence ATGGGATACCCTCATGCCAAGCTGTGGGATGCGTATTTTCAGGGTGAAAAAGATTTACGCGGAAAATTGATTGAGACTTACTTACCTTTGGTTAAAAAGGTGGTTGGACGTCTGCAAGTAGCCATCCCTAAAATTATGGATGAACAAGATTTAACTGGCTTTGGTGTTTTGGGTCTAATGGATGCCATGGACAAGTTTGATCCTTCCCGTGGCATAAACTTTGAAGCTTATGCAGCTCATAGAATCCGCGGATCGATTATTGATGAAATAAGAAAAAACTACTGGGTGCCTCGTTCGGTAATGGAAAAAATTGATAAGATCCAAAAGACCGCAGCAGTATTGGAGCAGAAACTCAAAAGAGAAGTCAGCGAAGAAGAAGTAGCATTGGAATTGGGCATGTCCGCTGGTGAAATCTACCGAATTACTGCACAAATAAATTATCTTTCGTTAACCCATTTGGAAGAAATGCTTTTTGACGAAGGGAATCAAGAGTTGAAGGATATAATTCCTGATCCTGCTTCAGCACCGGAGCAGTTAATAGAAAATAAAATACAATTAGAGATGTTAAGCGAGGCATTAAGGAAATTACCAGAGCGGGAAAAATTGGTGCTATCGCTGTATTATTACGAGGAACTGACTTTGAAAGAGATAGGGCTAGTGTTGGAGGTAAGTGAATCCAGGATATCTCAGCTTCATTCCCGGGCAATTTCGAAGCTTCGTTCAGTGATTGTGGAGGATGGTTTATGA
- the flgG gene encoding flagellar basal-body rod protein FlgG, translating to MLKSLWTGASGMNAQMHKMDNIADNLANVNTNGYKKGNVSFADLVYQQKDETNMPVSYARLVPSYGSGVKVSSVTKVFLQGNLNETGRSLDLAIEGKGFFAVKLPGGEMGYTRDGSFNVDSDGRLVNNFGLYLNDDIEVPEDAAKLRITPQGIVSAIDNQGNEEEIGNMNLYKVKNLAGLKAVGRNLYQTTEASGAAEEASPGEEVGYLRQGFLESSNVDLAEEMVNMISAQRAYEISSRTVKTADEMWGIANNIRR from the coding sequence ATGTTGAAGAGTTTATGGACCGGTGCCAGTGGGATGAATGCACAAATGCATAAGATGGATAACATCGCTGATAACCTAGCCAATGTAAATACCAACGGATATAAAAAGGGCAATGTTTCTTTTGCCGATTTGGTATACCAGCAGAAAGACGAAACCAATATGCCTGTTAGTTATGCCCGTCTGGTGCCCAGCTATGGATCGGGAGTAAAGGTTAGTTCCGTCACCAAGGTTTTTTTACAGGGTAACCTTAATGAAACCGGCAGGAGTTTGGACTTAGCCATAGAAGGAAAAGGTTTCTTTGCGGTTAAACTTCCCGGCGGTGAGATGGGCTATACTCGTGATGGCTCGTTTAATGTAGACAGTGATGGAAGATTGGTTAATAATTTTGGGCTTTACCTTAATGATGACATCGAAGTTCCTGAAGATGCTGCAAAGCTACGAATAACACCCCAAGGAATTGTTTCTGCTATTGATAATCAAGGTAATGAAGAGGAAATAGGCAATATGAACTTATATAAAGTGAAAAACCTCGCCGGATTGAAGGCGGTAGGACGTAACCTTTACCAGACTACTGAAGCTAGCGGTGCAGCCGAAGAAGCGAGTCCCGGAGAGGAAGTAGGTTATTTAAGGCAAGGTTTCCTAGAAAGCTCCAATGTGGATTTGGCGGAAGAAATGGTTAACATGATTTCCGCCCAACGGGCCTATGAGATAAGCTCACGCACAGTTAAAACCGCTGACGAAATGTGGGGGATCGCCAATAACATCAGGCGCTAA
- a CDS encoding tetratricopeptide repeat protein, producing MSWHELYNHGCSSYRHNNYIEAEQCFVESIQLNPAHSLSWYNLGTLKLKMKQPQEASKCLLVAKQYNPQHINTRMNLASAYCLIGKSKLAIKELQLILGIYPNCHQAKELLIKLESVKNPEKRHQD from the coding sequence ATGTCCTGGCATGAGTTGTATAATCATGGCTGCAGCTCTTACAGGCATAATAACTACATAGAAGCGGAACAATGTTTCGTGGAATCCATCCAGCTTAACCCCGCCCATTCGTTATCCTGGTACAACTTGGGAACACTCAAATTAAAGATGAAGCAGCCACAAGAAGCATCAAAATGTCTCTTAGTTGCCAAACAATACAATCCTCAACATATCAATACACGAATGAACCTAGCTTCCGCCTACTGTCTAATAGGAAAATCCAAACTGGCGATAAAGGAGCTTCAGCTAATCCTTGGCATTTATCCCAATTGCCATCAGGCGAAAGAATTATTAATCAAATTAGAAAGCGTTAAAAACCCCGAAAAAAGGCACCAAGATTAG
- the flhF gene encoding flagellar biosynthesis protein FlhF, which yields MKIKRYIVRNMHEGFSVIRQDLGPDAIIISSKKVRDEGLLGLFRPKKLEVTAAITKQTEQVEQSQEKEERVMSQKQDRLETELAEMKQMLVNLAATNSSVSVRQDKWEEILLSLEIEPHLAAQLAEKLKQANGETADDMIEQLLAQITPMLDKKKEINNKIIAFVGPTGVGKTTTIAKLAAQYVLHHGQKVALATIDTYRIGAVEQLKTYSEIIGIPIEVAMTPHELKKIITNHSDKDVILVDTAGRSSKNTMQVMELRNFLEQIKPAEVCLVLSCTTRAKDLLRIVEDFRQVDYTSLIFTKVDETETLGSILNIVQHTDLPVRYIANGQNVPDDIEAVEPQRLARLILEAVKDA from the coding sequence ATGAAAATTAAACGATATATCGTGCGTAATATGCATGAAGGGTTTTCAGTGATTCGCCAGGATTTAGGGCCTGATGCAATTATAATTAGCAGCAAAAAGGTTAGAGATGAGGGTCTATTAGGGCTATTTAGACCAAAGAAGTTGGAAGTAACAGCAGCGATTACTAAACAAACTGAGCAGGTTGAGCAGAGCCAAGAAAAAGAAGAGCGTGTCATGTCACAGAAACAAGATAGATTGGAGACGGAACTGGCGGAAATGAAACAAATGCTTGTCAACTTGGCTGCCACTAATAGCAGCGTTTCAGTACGCCAGGATAAATGGGAAGAAATCTTATTATCCTTGGAGATAGAGCCGCACTTAGCGGCGCAGTTGGCAGAAAAACTAAAACAGGCCAATGGGGAAACTGCCGACGATATGATCGAGCAGCTTCTGGCGCAAATTACGCCGATGCTGGATAAGAAGAAAGAAATTAACAATAAGATAATTGCATTTGTGGGGCCTACCGGAGTAGGGAAGACCACTACCATTGCAAAATTGGCGGCCCAATATGTCCTCCACCATGGCCAGAAGGTGGCCTTGGCAACTATTGACACATATCGCATTGGCGCTGTCGAGCAGCTTAAAACTTATAGTGAGATAATTGGGATACCCATTGAAGTAGCGATGACTCCTCACGAACTCAAGAAAATAATTACCAATCATAGTGATAAAGACGTTATCCTGGTGGATACTGCCGGGCGCTCTTCTAAAAATACTATGCAGGTTATGGAATTACGCAACTTTCTTGAACAGATAAAACCTGCGGAAGTTTGTCTGGTATTAAGCTGTACAACCAGGGCTAAGGATTTATTACGAATTGTGGAGGATTTTAGACAGGTTGATTATACAAGCTTAATATTTACTAAAGTGGATGAAACCGAAACCCTGGGTTCAATTTTAAATATTGTCCAGCACACCGACCTACCCGTAAGATACATAGCTAATGGTCAAAATGTTCCTGATGATATTGAAGCGGTAGAACCGCAAAGGTTGGCAAGATTAATTTTGGAGGCTGTAAAAGATGCGTGA
- a CDS encoding chemotaxis protein CheD encodes MKNSSLVNQEIRVGIADYKVAYSPDTLITLGLGSCVGIVIYDYKLKIGGMSHIMLPDSRQFNRVTNPLKFADLAIPQLLEKLISMGGGKSRFRAKIAGGAQMFSFADSTTLNIGERNIAKVKEVLKDMQIALTAAEVGGNIGRTMIFHSETGKVFIRSAGKTPRELREEPWTLANSRVR; translated from the coding sequence GTGAAAAATTCAAGTTTAGTTAACCAGGAAATTAGGGTTGGCATCGCCGATTACAAAGTCGCATATAGTCCCGATACATTAATTACGCTGGGGTTAGGTTCTTGCGTGGGTATCGTTATATATGACTATAAGCTTAAAATAGGGGGGATGTCTCATATTATGCTGCCGGACAGTAGGCAATTTAATAGAGTCACCAACCCGTTAAAGTTTGCTGATTTGGCTATTCCCCAACTCTTGGAAAAACTTATTTCAATGGGTGGAGGGAAATCAAGGTTTCGGGCTAAAATCGCCGGCGGTGCGCAAATGTTTTCCTTTGCGGACAGTACTACTTTGAACATTGGAGAAAGAAACATAGCTAAAGTAAAAGAGGTGTTAAAGGATATGCAGATTGCTTTAACCGCTGCAGAAGTAGGCGGGAACATTGGTCGTACAATGATTTTTCATTCAGAAACCGGGAAAGTATTTATTCGTTCAGCAGGAAAAACACCAAGGGAACTTCGGGAGGAACCATGGACTTTAGCCAATTCAAGGGTACGATAG
- a CDS encoding CheR family methyltransferase, translating into MDFSQFKGTIDQHFNVNLNGYKEKQLKRRIESLMRQKGFSDYATYFEALKRNKGLWAEFMDKLTINVSEFFRNPDIFAHAEREILPALYRQFKTLKVWSAACSNGAEPYSLAMILHEFGGRHTIDATDMDEKVLLTAKGGKYAANLVKNVSENRLRQYFTESAGIYHLSSTIKDHVTFRRHDLLKDRYGKGYHLIVCRNVTIYFTKEAQWELYQKFVDALVEGGILFIGATESILNYRELGLVKSSSWFYRKEA; encoded by the coding sequence ATGGACTTTAGCCAATTCAAGGGTACGATAGACCAACACTTCAACGTAAATCTTAATGGTTATAAAGAAAAACAGTTAAAAAGAAGAATAGAAAGCCTCATGCGGCAAAAGGGCTTTAGTGATTACGCTACTTACTTCGAAGCCTTGAAGCGGAACAAAGGTCTTTGGGCTGAATTTATGGATAAATTAACCATAAACGTGTCAGAATTTTTTCGTAATCCGGACATTTTTGCTCATGCTGAAAGAGAAATTCTCCCTGCGTTATATAGACAGTTTAAAACGCTTAAGGTTTGGAGCGCAGCTTGTTCTAATGGAGCTGAACCATATTCACTGGCAATGATACTGCATGAGTTTGGCGGGAGACATACAATTGATGCTACTGATATGGATGAAAAGGTGCTCTTAACTGCCAAAGGCGGTAAGTATGCGGCAAACTTAGTTAAAAATGTTTCTGAAAATAGATTAAGACAATATTTCACAGAGTCGGCTGGTATATATCATCTAAGCAGCACGATAAAGGATCACGTGACATTTCGGCGCCATGACTTGCTGAAGGATAGATATGGTAAAGGATACCATTTGATTGTTTGTCGCAATGTTACTATTTATTTTACCAAAGAAGCACAGTGGGAATTATACCAAAAGTTCGTTGACGCATTGGTGGAGGGAGGCATTCTCTTTATTGGTGCTACGGAAAGCATTCTCAATTATCGAGAATTAGGGCTAGTAAAAAGTTCGTCTTGGTTTTACCGCAAAGAGGCTTAA